A stretch of the Malus domestica chromosome 08, GDT2T_hap1 genome encodes the following:
- the LOC139198073 gene encoding uncharacterized protein: MSNLNKLDFTALEVFGRNYLRWVQDVKLHLIAKNLHPAIEDETDNLVSEAKKATAMIFIQRHIHDTLQIEYLAEEDPQALWVTLTDRFDHQKDIFLLEARHNWQHMRFQDFKSVNEYNSKVCRI; this comes from the coding sequence atgtcgaatttgaacaaactcgattTCACCGCTTTAGAGGtctttggaagaaactacctaaggtgggtccaagatgtgaagctccacctcatcGCAAAGAATTTGCATCCTGCCATTGAAGATGAGACAGACAACCTGGTTAGCGAAGCTAAGAAAGCcactgccatgatcttcatccaaCGACACATTCATGACACACTGCAAAtcgagtaccttgctgaggaagaTCCACAAGCACTTTGGGTCACTTTGACtgatcgttttgatcaccaaaaagaCATCTTCTTGCTTGAAGCAAGACATAACTGGCAGCAtatgcgcttccaagactttaagtctgtgaatgaatataattctaaaGTTTGTCGAATCTGA
- the LOC103441537 gene encoding protein ALTERED PHOSPHATE STARVATION RESPONSE 1-like, giving the protein MGCGGSKVDNLPLVMLCKERKDHIKTASDQRYALAAAHFSYFHSLQHIGDALCKFVDEDLIVSGAGESSSPPGSPVLTLPSDEGKPRKRKPHTNHSSSTSISHSVSADSLKAGDIDDAHIHLSSGSESESEFDSSSGHINIEDSPEQEVPSSSSYRYPPNSHVYYMRRTETPMQTVFYEEPERYPTQNGPYPDPYPRYSGFQPYGGGGFLGYPMGSPANSENPYNRRQPSPPPPAGPPPAPPSPPRVSTWDFLNVFDTFDNSGYPGYYPKARYGYGSTTSSPDSKEVREREGIPDLEDETEQEVLKEVHKEKRRGNADGNVNRNRNQNSGEGTSRAVPLKQPSSEESSGTVPLHSSESSHSVHGKEIKSSPDTNGSKNSEEEYVKKKRVSFEFEVEIEAASTHDVGSSKGSSLTTLSVHSTRDLQEVVKEIRDEFETASSYGKEVAMLLEVGKLPYQRRGAALKVVFSRILYLVAHSLLSSPPSSMPPVRLNSKTVKMANAYQGEPGKDFNKKPGNLSSTLEKLYAWEKKLYKEVKDEEKLRVDYEKKCKKLKKLDYHGAESAKVDATQASVRKLLTKINVCIRAVDTISRRIHKLRDEELLPQVAELIHGLIRMWKSMLKCHQKQFQAIMVSKIRSLKVSAGLRRDSDLKATLELEMELLSWCASFNNWVNTQKSYVESLNGWLSRCINQEPEETPDGVAPFSPSQMGAPPIFVVCNDWCQATERISEKGVADAMHDFASTLHQLWERQDKEQRRRIKAEHVSKNLESQLRKLHMERLKRDHDHDASTDKTALSKSPSDSGVSPLDDLKVDLDSMKKRLAEERARHKEAIKLVNHAASNSLQGGLVPILETLSSFTSEALKGHEQVRLEDAGGS; this is encoded by the exons ATGGGCTGCGGTGGCTCCAAGGTCGACAACTTGCCGCTAGTCATGCTTTGCAAGGAGCGAAAGGACCATATCAAAACGGCGTCGGACCAGCGCTACGCTCTCGCCGCAGCCCACTTCTCCTATTTCCACTCCCTCCAGCACATCGGCGACGCCCTCTGCAAGTTCGTCGACGAAGACCTCATTGTATCCGGCGCCGGCGAGTCGTCCTCGCCGCCGGGATCTCCGGTTCTCACGTTGCCTTCCGACGAAGGCAAGCCCAGAAAGAGGAAACCCCATACAAACCACTCGTCGTCTACATCGATATCGCACTCTGTTTCCGCTGATTCGCTAAAAGCGGGCGACATTGACGACGCTCACATACATTTGTCGTCTGGGTCCGAGTCAGAATCCGAGTTTGACTCATCGTCGGGTCACATTAACATCGAGGACAGCCCGGAGCAAGAGGtaccctcttcttcttcctatcGTTACCCTCCGAATTCACATGTCTATTATATGAGAAGGACGGAGACGCCGATGCAGACGGTGTTTTATGAAGAGCCGGAGAGATATCCGACCCAAAATGGTCCTTATCCGGATCCCTATCCGCGTTATTCGGGTTTTCAGCCGTATGGCGGTGGTGGGTTTTTGGGGTACCCGATGGGGTCACCGGCGAATAGTGAGAATCCGTACAATCGACGGCAGCCAAGCCCACCACCACCAGCCGGTCCTCCACCTGCACCGCCTTCGCCTCCAAGGGTCTCGACTTGGGATTTCCTGAATGTGTTTGATACTTTTGATAATAGTGGTTACCCAGGTTACTATCCGAAGGCTAGATACGGGTACGGGTCCACGACGAGCAGTCCGGACTCGaaggaggtgagggagagagaggggatTCCCGATTTGGAGGATGAGACAGAGCAGGAAGTGTTGAAAGAGGTTCACAAGGAGAAGCGGAGGGGGAATGCGGATGGTAATGTGAACAGGAATAGGAATCAAAATTCGGGTGAAGGGACTTCAAGGGCTGTGCCATTGAAGCAGCCAAGCAGTGAGGAGAGTTCAGGGACAGTGCCATTGCATAGCAGTGAGAGTTCCCATTCTGTCCATGGGAAGGAGATAAAGAGCAGTCCAGATACAAATGGATCGAAAAACTCCGAAGAGGAGTATGTGAAGAAAAAGAGGGTGAGTTTTGAGTTTGAGGTTGAGATTGAAGCTGCGTCGACGCATGATgttggatcttcaaaggggaGTAGCTTAACTACATTGTCAGTCCACAGTACAAGGGACCTTCAGGAGGTTGTGAAGGAAATCAGGGATGAGTTCGAGACAGCCTCTAGTTATGGGAAAGAAGTTGCCATGCTGCTTGAGGTGGGCAAGTTGCCTTATCAGCGTAGAGGTGCTGCACTTAAAG TTGTCTTCTCGAGGATCCTTTACCTTGTAGCACATTCCCTGCTTTCTTCACCCCCGTCATCCATGCCCCCAGTAAGATTAAACTCTAAGACCGTGAAAATGGCAAACGCTTACCAGGGAGAACCTGGAAAAGATTTCAATAAGAAGCCTGGAAACCTCTCATCAACTTTGGAGAAACTATATGCATGGGAGAAAAAATTGTACAAGGAAGTCAAG GATGAAGAAAAGCTACGGGTTGACTATGAAAAGAAATGCAAGAAATTGAAAAAACTAGATTATCATGGAGCTGAGTCTGCTAAGGTTGATGCCACCCAGGCTTCTGTACGGAAGTTGCTAACAAAAATTAATGTTTGTATCAGAGCTGTTGATACCATATCGAGGAGGATACATAAACTGAGGGATGAAGAATTGCTTCCCCAAGTTGCAGAATTGATTCATGG ATTGATAAGAATGTGGAAATCCATGCTCAAATGCCACCAGAAACAGTTCCAAGCTATTATGGTGAGCAAAATTCGATCTCTTAAGGTGAGTGCTGGCCTTCGAAGAGATTCTGATTTGAAAGCTACTCTTGAACTTGAAATGGAGCTTCTGAGCTGGTGCGCGTCCTTTAACAATTGGGTTAACACCCAAAAGTCCTATGTGGAGTCCTTAAATGGATGGCTTTCAAGGTGCATCAACCAGGAACCTGAAGAAACGCCTGATGGAGTTGCCCCTTTCTCCCCAAGCCAGATGGGAGCTCCACCCATTTTTGTAGTTTGTAATGATTGGTGCCAAGCAACGGAAAGAATTTCTGAAAAGGGGGTGGCAGATGCGATGCATGATTTTGCTTCAACCTTACACCAGTTATGGGAAAGGCAGGACAAGGAGCAACGTCGAAGGATCAAAGCTGAGCATGTCTCCAAGAATTTGGAGAGCCAACTTAGAAAATTGCATATGGAGAGGTTGAAAAGAGACCATGACCATGATGCATCAACAGACAAAACCGCTCTGTCAAAGTCACCTTCCGATAGTGGAGTTTCACCACTGGATGATCTGAAGGTGGATTTGGATTCAATGAAGAAGAGATTAGCCGAGGAGAGAGCGAGGCATAAGGAGGCCATCAAATTGGTTAATCATGCAGCTTCCAATAGTTTGCAAGGTGGTTTGGTCCCAATTCTTGAAACTTTAAGTAGTTTCACTTCAGAGGCTCTGAAAGGTCACGAGCAAGTCAGACTTGAAGATGCTGGAGGCTCATAG